One part of the Gadus macrocephalus chromosome 8, ASM3116895v1 genome encodes these proteins:
- the hes6 gene encoding transcription cofactor HES-6 has product MAPFPQHAHGAESDEKPKEFKVDRKIRKPLVERQRRARINESLQELRALADSDLQSKMENAEVLELTVRRVENILQSQAQELDVVNREARERFAAGYIQCMHEVHSFVSNCPGIDPAIAADLLNHLLESMPLNDEDRRQVRMSDIFSDCPPHHNNSSNSSSSTWSESGRSSPCSPGSPALSLDPSSSTDDLCSDLEETDSEQSNLSIHEGEIQDVSCLQYLSYPKSMWRPW; this is encoded by the exons ATGGCCCCCTTTCCCCAACACGCACACGGAGCGGAGAGCGACGAGAAGCCCAAAGAGTTCAAAGTGGACCGGAAG ATCCGGAAGCCTCTGGTGGAGAGGCAGAGGCGGGCCCGCATCAATGAAAGTTTGCAGGAACTCAGAGCTCTGGCAGACTCGGAT TTGCAGTCGAAGATGGAGAACGCCGAGGTGTTGGAGCTGACAGTGAGACGGGTGGAGAATATTCTGCAGAGTCAAGCCCAGG AACTGGACGTGGTGAACCGAGAGGCGCGAGAGAGGTTCGCTGCGGGCTACATCCAGTGCATGCACGAAGTGCACAGCTTCGTGTCCAACTGTCCGGGCATCGACCCCGCAATCGCCGCAGATCTACTCAACCATCTCCTGGAGAGCATGCCGTTGAACGACGAGGATCGACGCCAAGTGAGGATGTCGGACATATTCTCCGACTGCCCCCCtcaccacaacaacagcagcaacagtaGCAGCAGCACTTGGTCCGAGAGCGGCCGGTCCAGCCCCTGCAGCCCGGGCTCCCCCGCCCTGTCACTGGACCCGTCCTCCTCTACCGACGACCTCTGCTCAGATCTAGAGGAGACGGACTCCGAGCAAAGCAACTTATCTATACACGAAGGGGAAATCCAGGATGTGTCCTGTCTGCAATATTTATCGTATCCAAAATCTATGTGGAGACCTTGGTAG